One genomic segment of Belonocnema kinseyi isolate 2016_QV_RU_SX_M_011 chromosome 2, B_treatae_v1, whole genome shotgun sequence includes these proteins:
- the LOC117182714 gene encoding putative gustatory receptor 28b, with product MTNLKTIEDVMLPMRVLNWIVGCGGIIEYPLNNPHVVMSLVYSAACTLNYCLLTYLCVYYNNNNTLSGNIENGGVTRSDNLFQIFSYANTLVTVVTIFMGWRRGKGVKIIIQSIQKVDVLLRKLGILDEYDKMFMKQIFLTAFTVTMITILTIINGYTLFMCAFCSYDIKMIFVMKYNYPVGIMFINDITFISYIRCLRRKFQQLNDMLKTMSGASPLYPQYMKLITAKTRMDKTQSNKLEHKTNDDTQMIRVAKQAHLALVRICKRVNNIFRLHLLMSMTLASVFIIYFSYNAYTVYLYSHEKNKSKEIISSLNYLLFFIMKILTVNHICDRTSLEALKTGSIVCELHEPATSKEFRLEIGDFTLQLIQNPLKFSAFGIVTLDHTFIQDVVGTITTYLVILVQLRDMTESK from the exons atgaCTAACTTAAAAACGATTGAAGATGTTATGTTGCCAATGAGAGTTCTCAATTGGATAGTAGGATGTGGAGGCATTATCGAATATCCATTGAATAATCCGCATGTGGTAATGAGTTTAGTGTATTCAGCAGCCTGCACCCTTAATTACTGTTTACTGACGTACCTCTGTGTGTACTATAATAATAACAACACTTTATCGGGAAATATCGAGAATGGCGGCGTCACACGCAGTGACAATCTGTTTCAGATTTTCTCCTATGCAAATACTCTCGTCACAGTTGTAACAATTTTCATGGGTTGGAGGCGAGGAAAA ggagtgaaaattattattcaaagcaTACAAAAAGTAGATGTACTATTACGGAAATTGGGAATATTAGACGAGTATGATAAGATGTTTATGAAGCAGATTTTTCTTACGGCATTCACAGTAACAATGATAACGATTTTGACAATAATAAATGGGTATACTCTCTTCATGTGCGCGTTTTGTTCCTAcgatataaaaatgatatttgtcATGAAGTACAATTACCCAGTAGGCATCATGTTCATCAATGACATTACCTTCATCAGTTATATCag atgcttaaGACGAAAGTTTCAACAATTGAATGATATGTTAAAAACTATGTCAGGAGCCTCTCCTCTTTACCCACAATACATGAAATTGATTACCGCCAAAACTAGAATGGACAAAACACAATCTAATAAGCTTGAACACAAAACGAATGATGATACTCAAATGATCAGGGTCGCAAA acAGGCACATCTGGCTTTAGTAAGAATCTGTAAACGCGTCAACAACATTTTTAGACTGCATTTACTTATGTCAATGACTCTTGCTTcggtttttatcatttatttttcatacaatgcTTATACTGTCTACCTTTATTCCCATGAAAAAAATAAGAGCAAGGAAATTATCTCATCTTTGAACTATCTTCTCTTCTTTATTATGAAGATATTGACAGTTAATCACATTTGCGATAGAACAAGTCTAGAG GCCTTGAAAACAGGGAGTATCGTATGTGAATTACACGAACCAGCAACTAGTAAAGAATTCCGTTTAGAG aTTGGGGATTTCACATTACAACTTATccaaaaccctttaaaattttctgcttttGGCATTGTGACACTTGATCACACTTTCATTCAAGAT GTCGTTGGGACGATTACAACATATCTAGTGATTCTAGTTCAATTACGAGATATGACTGAATCAAAGTAG